From the Corvus moneduloides isolate bCorMon1 chromosome 13, bCorMon1.pri, whole genome shotgun sequence genome, the window ggggaaagagagagagagagagagaggggaggacaaaaaataaaaagactgctgcaaagctgatctgaaaagcaaagcaaacaaactttgaaaataaagggGGAACAGGAAGTTTGGCAACGGTGTCCAATAGATATGGCAATGGTAGTCGGTGCGTGGCGAGACCCCCAGGACGATGTGCCCGGAGCTCAGGGAACGCAGCCTTCGCAAGCCCCGCCGGTGCAGGGACCCCCGGCCGGGGCCCCGCACACCCCACAGACCCCGGGGCCCGGGGGCCCTCCCAGTACGCCAGCCCAGACCAACCCGCCGAGCCAGCAGAACCAAGgagacaagcagcagcagcagcagcacattgaATGTGTGGTTTGTGGGGACAAGTCTAGTGGCAAACATTATGGCCAGTTTACCTGCGAGGGTTGCAAGAGTTTCTTCAAGCGGAGTGTAAGGAGGAATCTCAGCTACACTTGTCGTGCCAACAGGAACTGTCCCATTGACCAGCACCACCGCAATCAGTGTCAGTACTGCCGCCTCAAAAAATGCCTCAAAGTTGGCATGAGACGGGAAGGTATTGGgatttcatttgttttgcaattttttttcactcgCTgcgttttggggtttgtttggttttcttttttttttattatttttaagtaatatatataattactcttaatatttttaacCTCCTTctccaaaccccaaacccaaccagaacctttcctcccccccacccacccccctcAAATAAACCAGCCAGAAACTTTCTCGTAATGAAAGAAAGCGGTGTtggggagggtgggcagggaggcaggggctcTCGCATGCTTTCTCCTGCACTCGTAAttgatttgtgtttgttttgattttgctgATGGAGGTTTATTGAAAGTGGATTTTTAGTTTCACGCTGCTTAGGAGCGAGATGATGATTCTGACGTGTGGTTACTTTTCCTTCGTGTTTCCTCCTGCATGCTCAGCCTTAGCCCCCGTCCCCCGAgcagccctgtgtgtgtgtgtctgtgcctctgtgtgcacacacacacggagcCTCCCgagatgcacacacacacacacacacacacatatatatccTCCAGCACCCTGCCTTAGATTGCAATTTTACACAGGCGGTTCAAATTACTATTACAATGGGACTCACCCTACCGAGGCTCTACAGCACTCCACTGTGGATTTCCAGCCggatttttcctcctttaaaaatatatgtacacacacacatctccacgcgtgtgtgtgtatatacacactGCAGTGTGCCTGCCTTCACTGGTTGTTATTACCTcacttttctcctcttcctcttattttcttgttcctccaggagaggcaggagggggtagaaggggtggggtggggggttTAGGGAGCAGTCCAGAAGTAAGTGTGGGGTGCTCGGATCTCTGCAAGTGGAGTCTTTGTGATATAAAATTAGACGGGAAATGTGAGCCTGCAGTTTTCCAGTGCGTGCTCTGTGTCTGGACGCTGCTATGTAGGTTAAGGGTGAGGGGGCTTGGGACTCGCCGGGCTCCTCTCTTTGTGTTTCTGCAAGAGTAACTAACCTTGGAATACAGGCGATAACAAATATAAATCAAGCACATTTTTAGGCGTTCTCCCTTCTTGTcgtctctctgcctctgagccctttttctctttcctttttctctcgCTGTCACCGTGTAAATTTATTAACAAAATGAAAGGCCCACTTTCCATGGGCAGCGGGGGAAGGTGCCTTTGGATAATGCCCTCAGCCTCACCAGGGGACCTGCCGGGGATGTTGTGGGGTGATTTCGCCtcctttggtattttttacGAGAGTGGGGATATATAATACCAGCAGCAACAATGTATTCAGTGGGCGAGAAACGCGTGTGGGACCAGAGCCGGGGATTTCGAACTGAAgtgtttcttccttctcctctcctccctccccatcccgcTCCCCCAGCCTCAAATCAATGAGCTGGTTTAGATGTAAtggagaaaaaacacacaaagacGTATCCTGCACCCCTTGAAGGAGGGGGTGGcggtggaggggaggggggaaataaCTGAACTGAGGTGTGTTTTGGGAAGTGAGGAGCTGGGCTCCCGCAGCAGCCCTGGCCGAGCCCACAGTGTCCCTCAGCTTTTATTGTTGCTTTGACTTGACCCGAGAACTGCAGAGCCTtagagcggggctggggctgaacTCTGACTGGGAAAATGCATGCTCCCCCTGAAGCTGGCCGGGTCCGGGGTCACACAGGCACGCACAAGCACACAAAGCAGGCTGTATTTGAACCGATGGTCGCAATTCAGATATTAATAGCTGTAGTTTCTTCTTTATTTACTGCAGCGGTCCAGAGGGGCAGAATGCCACCCACACAGCCAACTCATGGTCAGTTCGCCTTGACAAATGGGGACCCTCTCAACTGCCATTCCTACCTATCCGGATATATCTCCCTTCTTCTGAGAGCAGAGCCCTACCCCACCTCCCGCTTTGGCAGTCAGTGCATGCAACCCAACAACATCATGGGCATCGAGAACATTTGTGAACTGGCAGCTAGGATGCTCTTCAGCGCGGTGGAGTGGGCCAGGAATATCCCCTTCTTCCCAGACCTCCAGATCACAGACCAGGTGGCCCTCCTGAGGCTGACCTGGAGCGAGTTATTTGTCCTCAACGCTGCCCAGTGCTCCATGCCCCTCCACGTAGCTCcgctcctggcagctgctggcctTCACGCTTCGCCAATGTCTGCTGACCGAGTGGTCGCCTTTATGGACCACATACGAATCTTCCAAGAGCAAgtagaaaaactgaaagcattGCATGTCGACTCTGCAGAATATAGCTGTTTAAAGGCCATAGTCCTCTTCACCTCAGGTAGGCGGCAtttctttgctccttttttttctccttccccgGGCCCCCCTTGAGAACTGTTTGCTCTTGCAAAGTGTTATTGCCTGCACCCCATCCCCGCTCCCTGCCCCCTGAGAACCAGCGCGGTCTCTTTTCCTTTTAGGAAGTGGTGCCCTGTGCTCTCCCCTTCAGGGCCTCGGATCCGAGCATCCTATCTTCCAGGGAGtgcaaatcagaaaaataaaataaaaataaaatgcacacacacacacttttttttttttttttaagaaaaaaacaggcaGCCAAAATACACCCCAACCCTAGCTTGGGTAATGCTGGGGACTGTGAAAGAAGGGGGCCTGGGAAGAGGCACCCATTCGCCACGAGAGACTGCGCTCTTCCcattgaaaataatattttatttaacagtataGCTCTGGGTTGTTGCATTTAATGACACGCATccgaacagcagcaaaatctgTTTGATGTTGTTAAATACAAGTCGTCCTATCAGTGAAACCACTTTAAAAAGAGGATCATTTTATGGGcagccaggaaggaaaaaaagccctgaaggattaaaaattgaatttaaaaaaaaaaaaaaaagttaaatgcGCAAAGCTGAGTTTAAAATATGTTCCCTGCCAtcccataaaataaaataaatcaacttTGCAAAGAGCTGTCTCTGATTTAAACAGAATGTGGCAGTGAGCAGTTCTGTGTCATTTAAGCTAAGGGGAAAAGTTTGCATTTGTACCCAGCAGGAACTGCATAGTCCAAAGCGAGTAGCGGGTGCGAAAAGATCATTACCATAAGTAGACAGGGATAGTATGGAAAAGTAAGAGGAGGCTGAAGCTGCCGCTCTGCAGTGTAATTCCGGGGTGGCACAACCATGACTCTCCCGAGGAAAAGACCTCGAGGTGTTTCTTAGATAATCaaagaggggagggggggggaaataTGTGTCAACTTTTGCTGCCTAGAAATAGTGCATGAGTTATAAAGCAATAATTGAGTGCGTTGTGAAATCTAATTAGCTTGCACTAGAGTTTAACCTGAGTGAGTAATAATCCTGATATTAACTCTGGAggctaaatttttttttttttttcttctgaggggaaaaaaaaaaatctgctcgCTAATTTGTGCAATACGTTATCTCAGATCACTAACTTTGAGGCTGCACCGGCAACCCAGTGTGCTGGAGCCCTCGAAGTTCGGggattaaatttaaaaatacatatatttcatCTGTAACTCATTTGGACGTTTGGGAAAGTGGCCACGCGATAAACATATGAATGGAAGCAGGACCTGCAAAATAATTACTCATCAGAGTTTTTTAAAGCCTGATatcaggaaacaggaaaaaaatgtagtttatGTGGGAAAAGAAGGGCTCACAATCCATTCCTTGTTGTGTTAAAGGGGGTCTGGGGAACGAAGTCATTTTCTGGACTTTGTCCAGGTTCTGGGTCGTGACCTAAACTTCCTTTTATATATTATTGCTTTACACATAAaaaacttctcctttttttttcctccccccccaaaTTACTCGTGCTAAATCCTAAGGTGATCAATGAGCAGGGCACATCTAgccacagggagacagggatcCCGAATGGGAAGGGGTGCCCGTGGGgtgcttattttatttttctgtcgTTTTTCTAGGAtgcattttcctctccctcGCTCAGCCGCTCAGCGAGGATCCCACACAC encodes:
- the NR2F2 gene encoding COUP transcription factor 2 isoform X1 produces the protein MAMVVGAWRDPQDDVPGAQGTQPSQAPPVQGPPAGAPHTPQTPGPGGPPSTPAQTNPPSQQNQGDKQQQQQHIECVVCGDKSSGKHYGQFTCEGCKSFFKRSVRRNLSYTCRANRNCPIDQHHRNQCQYCRLKKCLKVGMRREAVQRGRMPPTQPTHGQFALTNGDPLNCHSYLSGYISLLLRAEPYPTSRFGSQCMQPNNIMGIENICELAARMLFSAVEWARNIPFFPDLQITDQVALLRLTWSELFVLNAAQCSMPLHVAPLLAAAGLHASPMSADRVVAFMDHIRIFQEQVEKLKALHVDSAEYSCLKAIVLFTSDACGLSDVAHVESLQEKSQCALEEYVRSQYPNQPTRFGKLLLRLPSLRTVSSSVIEQLFFVRLVGKTPIETLIRDMLLSGSSFNWPYMSIQ
- the NR2F2 gene encoding COUP transcription factor 2 isoform X2, with translation MQAIWDLEQGKYGFAVQRGRMPPTQPTHGQFALTNGDPLNCHSYLSGYISLLLRAEPYPTSRFGSQCMQPNNIMGIENICELAARMLFSAVEWARNIPFFPDLQITDQVALLRLTWSELFVLNAAQCSMPLHVAPLLAAAGLHASPMSADRVVAFMDHIRIFQEQVEKLKALHVDSAEYSCLKAIVLFTSDACGLSDVAHVESLQEKSQCALEEYVRSQYPNQPTRFGKLLLRLPSLRTVSSSVIEQLFFVRLVGKTPIETLIRDMLLSGSSFNWPYMSIQ